The Rhinolophus ferrumequinum isolate MPI-CBG mRhiFer1 chromosome 2, mRhiFer1_v1.p, whole genome shotgun sequence genome includes the window acatgcccctGGCTAAGGATCTCCTGCATCCCCCTCCAGAAGAGGAGAATAGGAAACACAAGAGAAAGTGCCTGGTGCAGAGCCCCAGTTCCTATTTCATGGATATGAAATGCCCAGGATGCTGTAAAATCACCACCGTCTTTAGCCATGCACAAACGGTAGTTTTGTGTGTTGGCTGTTTCACTGTCCTCTGTGAGCCTACAGTAGGAAAAGCAAGGTTTACAGAAGGAAGCTCCTTCAGAAGGAAGCAACGCTAAAAGCACCCTGAATCAAGATGAGTGAGGACCCATCCCAATAAACACATTTTGGAtacatccccccaaaaaaattcctGCTTCACAGAAGTGTTGTGACTATTAGAGACGGCATCCATAAAGCTCTTAgtacagtgtctagcacatagtaaatgctcaacaaataatAGCTAACAGTTACTGAGGACTTGCGCTGCCAGGCGCTACATCAAGCACTTTTTAAACATTCTATCATTAATTCCCTAGCAGCAACTCTGTTAGGTAGACACTCTTaatcttattattcatattctaTAGATGATGAAACTAACTATAAGTGACTTAACCAGGGTCACACAAGAAGTGATAAAACTGGATTCTTAACTAAGGCATTTGATTAATTACAGTAAACTAACGGCCAGTGTTTGATTCCGTTGACTTAGACATTCAAAGGATTAGGCCATTGTTTATTGTGCTTCTTTTACAGATGTATTTTACACATTGCTCCCCAAGGAGCTGGTGTTTTATGACAGAAGCCACACAATACACAATGCACTGATCTAGGGATCAACAGGCCTGAACTCTCCTCCCAACTGCCATGATCCAGCTTGAAGACTTCAGCCAAGGCAAATCTCCTTTACTACTTCATGAAATGAGGTCAGTTGCACCAAATAAGTTGTTTCCAAATCTGACTGACCTTTGGAAACACCtgcagaaattatttaaaatataaattctattcCTGCATTCCCCCGGGGGCTCCCGGTATCTGTCATTGCTAACATGCTCCCCAAGCAACGTCAGTGGTCAGCAGGATTTGCAGATAAGTCCCTGGGTTACTTCTAAGTCTCTTTCTAGGTTGTCCCAGAGAAGTTCCTCCACGGGGTAAAAATCTACCAACCACGCCTAAGCATGTGGTGCTCCACGGCCAGGGGAGCCTTCTCTCCTGGTACTGCCCTTCGTGAGAGACCCTTTGCCAAGGGCTTATGAGCTATAGACAGCTGAGACCTGGCTGTAGTCTTAGCTACCCTCTTGTTGGCTATCGTCATCAGGAGTTAATTGACCACAAAGAGCTGGGCAATAACATTTGGAAAAGGCCACGTTTCCCCAACACTGGGATAGTTCCTAAAGTTCAAATGTCTCCTGGGAAGCTACTTCAGTTTTCTAACCCCTCTTTGTATAGGGTACAATACAAAACCTTGGTAGCTTCCCACAAGAAACCCATGTGTTCAGACAGCCACAGCATTCCTCCGCCAGGAGCTGGTGAGGAGATGGATGATTTGACTTAACCAGTCACTCTGGTTAATATAGCTCTGCTAGGGTCGAAGTATGGGGACGATCAGGTAGGCATTCGGGAGCAAGGTCCAGTGCAGAGAGTAGTCCCTGAACAACGCAGCATTACCCATGACAGCCTTCCTTGGTGATCCCATAAAGCTCTCAACTCTCTGGTTCAATCAGTGAGCAGATGGTTTATAATGGTGATAACAGCCTGCACCTCTCTAACCGAAACAAAACACCACACGGCCATGACCTGAAGGCCTCAGAATGACTCCATCCAGAAGGCAGGGACACCAGGGCAGGCCCACTGAGGCAGAACattggtgtgtgtttgtgagggTTTAGGGATGGGGTGTACAGGCACTTATATGAAATACaaagggtgacaaaaaatgtacacacattttaagaaaggaaaactgtattaaaattgtaatactcaatatgtaccgataacaaaagatgaatacaagtcacgtttgtcttctgcagttacaagaggtgctcaaagtggttaccatcagcgtccagacacttctgattatggcgaactactgcttgagcaacgttgaccaaagtgcccagtTGTACACATTTTTGTGGCATCCTTGATATATGCCATTGTATTAAAAGGGCTGCATCAAACTGGCTTGGGGTTCCATCAAGTGGGCTGTAATTCCAGGGAGCAAGGGATACCATCTATCACATCTCTTTGGTCAGTTCCTCTGTGAGGCCTTTCTCAAGCTTACAGGAAGGATGGATACTAGGAAACTCATTTCCTTGCCCAAAATAGATACAAAGGTCATAGGTTCACATTCAGAGTGAACTTCAAAGGAGGGATTTTTATTGCAGAATCTGAGACTCATCTGATGGTTGGGTTAAGAAGAAAGGGGCTCAGTGCACCTGCTTGATTTTACTTTCTCCACCTTAATATGTGCTGTTCACTTGGAGGACTTCCAAGGCACTCTCCCACACATCTTTCGGTTGATCTCTATTGGACAGATAAATCAGCTGAGGCCTAGAGACGTAAATGGCCTGCCAAAGATTGCCTTGCTAAGAAGTGGCAGAGTTAGACTAGGGCCCACATCTTCTGACTCTGTGTAAATGCTAATAAGGGGCTGCAGGGCAGCCAGACAATATAGAGTGAACCAAAgacttgaggggaaaaaaaaaaccacagaaactGCTGTGGACCAGCCTCACAAAATGAGCCCTGGAAAGGAATCAGGACCAGCTCATTATTTTCTGACTTTTCACAGTGTCCAGGGATCATTAGGCTGCGTTTCCCAGCCCTTCTCTTCAAAGAGCTAAGAAAAACATATCAAGTGATAAATGCAGATTGGAGAGAATGACCAGAAGCCTGGTGGAATGTTAGTGTTTCTGCTGTGAAGAAGGATGTCACCCATCTGAGATAGCTTTGTGTGAAGCCAGACCTCTGATAATGCATTTCCTTCACCCAGAGTTTTTTGGCAGAGGGTGAGGTAGAGCTTTACTGCTTCTTAGATCGCGTGAGCTAGAAGAAATTGTGATTCTCAGTTATTGACCACTGAGGTGAAATAGAGCATGTTAAGATTAAGATCTGGATATTCCAGAATGATCTGAGAGATAATAATGACTTCCTCAAATTAGTGAACCAAGAACTGAACTATGTGATAGTTAATCCTCAGAAAGAACCTGTGTAGTGTGCTTCATTTAACACATTTGGAAAGGAGATAACTGAGGCTTAAGCAGTTTGAATAGCTGGCCAAAGGCCAGGCCTCTTGTAATTGGCAGAGCTGGGGACTTAATTAACATGGGCATGACTTCAAAACAACTCTTTTACCACTATGCTCGTCAGTTTTTTCTTGGAGGCAAAGTGATGTGAGGATCACCTGACTCTTCTCCCTATTATTTCTTCCACTAGGACATGCTTATACTTTTTCATTCTTCTGAAACGCCCCCTTTCCTCTCACTCTGCCTATATAAACACACCCATCCTCTAAGGTCTAGTTCAACCCTAAGCTTCTCCAGGAAGCCATGAGTCCAAAATTATCTCTTCCTTCCCTAAAGTCTTAAAGACCCTTGCAGAATTTTCTGggaccttcattttttttttctttcattaaatgaaTAACTGAGATTTGGTTTTTATACTTCTTCAAGTAAATATGCATTAGCTATCTCATAGAAACACTCTATAAATCCACAAATGAGGATGACATTTCCTTTAACAGATTCAGAGATGTGAATTGAATCAGTTCAGAATCTTCTCTCCTCATTTAGCCCAAATTTGGACCCAGGATCAGAAGGATAGGGAGGTGGGGGTCCCTCCTGGCTCACCTATGACCTGGAAGCAGACTTGCTCCTCTTAGATGATATTTTCCTCTCTGATCCCTTCCAAGGTCTTTAACAAAACTGCAAAAAGGCTATGCCTCTGCGAGGTGCCTCTCCACTTCCTAAATAACGAATGAGACAGTAGCTAACTCCGAGAGGTAGCGGTGCTTCAGCAGGCTTTAGGGCCAAGCAAAATGAAGTTTGCTGCCTTGATTTTTACTAGCCAGGTGGCTTTGAGGAAGGctcttcacctttctgagcctatGAAATGGGGGTACTATAGGGTTTGAAGGATCACAGTAAGAATCAATTATAACGCTATTGTGTGCAGTGCCAAGTATCAAATAGATACTGAAAATATGGTAGCTCTTATAATTACCAGATGTGAACCCAATCAAAAGTTGGCGGACCACTAACTTTTCTAACCTTAGGGCCAATTCAGAAAATATCATAAATGTTTATGACATTGCATAAGAagcccctttctctcctttcttctttatcttctcttttcatttaattccacTCAAAATTAAACACTGTAACTGATTACCCACTATTACACACTGAATATTCATGTTGCTCCAATGTTTATATGTTGCAAACCTAATGCCCAAGgtggtggtattaggaggtggggtgATTAAgatgtgattaggtcatgagggtggggccctcacgaataggattagtgcccttataaaagctGCCTGAGAAAGCTCCCTTGTTCCTTCCACCATGTTAGGACACAGTGAAATGTATCACCTATGAATCAGGAAGCAGGCCTTCTCCAGACAGTGACTCAGCTGGTGATTTGATTgtggacttctcagcttccagaactatgagaaatcaatttctgttcttcataagccacccagtgtattgcattttgttatagcagcctgcaCTAAGATATCTAACTTATAAAACAGACACGTCTGTGAGAAAATTAGCACTGCTTTTTAGCTTCTAAAGATTCCTGTTCATATCTGGGCACATTGAAAAAGAAGCAACACGGAGACAACTTTCTCGTGTTTAACCCTGAAATTATAGGCTTTGGACTCAGTGAGAGAGCTAGAGACCACAGGAGAGTCTTATAGTAGTGGTTGCTCATCACCATGTGAGACAAACCTAAGGTATTACTGGGAGATCTTACTACACTCATAGAATGTCAAAGATTATCTCATTTCCCTCATGAGGAAACAGACAGCAGGCTGATAAAGAAACCTCCCCTATGTTACACAGTGACAGAGCCCAAAACAAACCATGGCCTCCTCTCATATCTCTTTCTGTTACCTCTCACCCATCAGTTTAAAGGCATTACTGACTAAACCTTGTGTCCTAGCTGTATGCTTCTTGGGGGTGCAAAGCAGAGGAGATAGGGCCCCCACCCAGTAGGAGTTTACAGGATAGAGAAGCAAGAGTTACCCACATACAGCCATGAGGAAACAGCTCAAGACATTTATGGCCCAGAGCTAGGTGGGGCACCCAGGCTCTAAGTGAGCTCCATGGTCCAGGAGGCATATTGCTTTGTTCACTGTTCTATCTCCAGTCCCTTGAACAGTCCAGCTGAGGCAACATGTATAATTGTTAATGCAATTAATGGACTCCAGAGCCACAGCTACTGGGATTGAATCCCACATTACCCTGGGAATAGCTGAACAAGTTTGGGCAAATTActgaatctctctgtgcctcgaCTTTCCCATAGGTAAAGCATGGATAACCTTGTAAAGATGAAATGTGATTATCCATGTAAAGTACTTTGGGAAGTGCCCACATAGAGTAAGTACTCAAAGGACACTCGCTATAATTGTTATATAAGCGATCTCATTATCAGAGAAGAAATTGATATTTGatgaacatatacatatacgtacTTGATATGCCATCAAatgatatttgataaatgaatgaatgaacaaatgaatgcgGTTAGAGTCAGAGATGGAAGGGACTTTTGCAGTTTGAAGTACTTGGAGAAGTTTTCTAAACAGAGGCCAGACATGAGCCAGGAACTTAAGGAAGCGCAAGATCTGAGTAGgacaaaagaggaagagaagaaaaatttttaaactttcagaagATCTCTTAGACAAAGACTTATGTTTAAAGATGTATTGAAgtgctatttttttctgcaaaatattggaaacaacctaaatcgCCACTGAAACAATCAAATACAACATTATGAATCCATAAAATGAATTACTTTGAATGCATTAAAATACATTCAAACAATACTTAAAGACAAATATGCTCagattataataaattataaaaaaccCCACACATTATAAACAGTATAATCTCAACTaagtaaaaaaaatccatttgtatataaaaagaaagaaattacagaaatgttataaaaatttggttctttaaatctttcttaattttttaaattgtcgaCAATGTATTACTTTactacttttgtttgtttttaattgtagtaaaatattgcattttaactatttttttggtgtacagttcactaatattttttagTCTTGCATTTTTCTCAGGTGAAGAAGATTCGTAAGCCTGAGACCTTGTCCACACTGCCATGCTCTCAGAGTGGTTGACAGACACCATGAGTAGAAGCATGGCCACTGCTCGTGCCTGAACACCTAACCCTTTGCCCTGGTAAACACCATTATAATTTTGGAGCATGTAACTGCCTGTTGAGCATTGGCACTTTGGACTTCCAGTGTGAGGAATAATTCCTCCCTAAAGTCTGGTCATTAACAGGCTTGTCATGTCTGGACAATGAGGGACCTCCTCCATTTCCAAGCTTCTTCGTTTCGTCTCTGATACTGCTCCAAACAAATGCAGTTTTCAGGCATTTCCTTTAATGCTCACAAATCAGGGGAGTTACTCTTGGGCTCCAGAATCCCAAAAAATTCCCTTGTGCCtcctgaaaaatgtaaaaagtcaGATGTGGAAGAGACTCCTCACCCAGTTCTGAAGGCTTGGCTTCATGCTTCAGCTTGCATAATGAATCACCACACCAGTTAGAAAGAGTAACCGTATGTAATAGAAGCCTGGCCAGAGGGAAGAGCTACCTGGCCATTGGCCTGCCTGTCTGCTACGTGCCCAGGTCCAATGGAGAAATGCCAACTTTGAAGTACTTCCTCAGTTTTTCTGTAATTCCACCATTTCTTAAGtccattctcttccttcttgATTTTCGTGCATCTAATTCATTTACTCAATAATCATTATTTATCTCCTACTATACACCAGGCTCTATGTTAGGGATGAAATATTAGCACTAAAGATAACAGTAATAATCTTACTAactgccaagcactgtgctaaaaaGCTTTACCTGCACTATcccatttaattcttacaactccACAAAGGCacaatttcccccattttacagatcataAAGTTGAGATTCAGGAAGGATAGGACATTTACACAAGAGAACTTCTGGGCAAAGGTGGCAAAATGGCTCTGGATTAAATGATCTCTCTCCCCCAATATTTTACACAATAAAGatcaaaagtaaaatacaatgaaacagtaaaaaaaaaaaaaaaaaaaaattaccagcaAGTTCTACTTTTGCTACAAACAAATCAGCACCTACCAGATCCTATAGTCCCACAGAAAATAGCTATAAACTCTGGACAAAATGCAAAAACAACAACCTGAAGGCACAAGAGAGTAAACAGAAGCAGAAAGACTCTGGAGGGAGTCAAATCTTGGAAGAACATACTGGCAAGGGGTGCGCTACCTATTTCTGCAGTTTTTAACCTAGGAACAGGCTGAGATCAGCACTGTATGGGGAGGCTAAaactctaataaaaaaaaaaaatccatagtcCTTCTGGCCTAAGAACCAGAGAACAGAGTGTGCTGAAATGTAAGCGAGGGAGGGGGCATATTGGAAAGAAATGatccaaagagagaaagaggcccAAATTCTGTGTATAAACTCTGACCAAGATTCTCTCAGATCCTGAACCACACAAGCATAAGGCAGCCTGAAAGCAGCAGAACTAAAGAGATAGGGGAGCTGAGCTAAGAGTTGAACTGCTCTCCAAAGGGCAGAGTTTTGCAATTTCACCTAAGTCCATCCGcttgtgaaaacaaaacatcaacatTCCAGAGTGCTATAATAGCATCTATAATCTCCACATCAAATAATGTCTATGATATAATTCAAAATTACTCAACATGCAAAGAACCAGAGAATATAATCCAGGATTAAGAGAAAAGACAACTGAGACCAACCATAGCATGATCCAGGTGTTGGAATTAGCAGATAGGGATTGCCAAGGAGCTATCACAATTATGCTCAATAAATTCTAGGAACATATACTTTCAATAAATGTAGGGCAGGAAATCTCAAATGAGAGATaaaagctatatttaaaaataaccaatagGGGTGgtaggttagctcagttggttagagcgtggtgctaataacaccaaggttgccggttcgatccccacatgggccactgtgagctatgccctccttaaaaaaaaaaaaaaaaaaaatagccaatggaaattctagaactaaGAAATTCTAGTTTAAGAAATTAACAATTCTCTGGATGGACTTGACAAAAAAAGAGTCAAAGAACTTGTAGATCAATAGAAATTTTCCAATCTGaagaatagaaagataaaaaaattgaaaaatatgaaCAGTCTCAGGGACCTGtagacaatataaaaatatctgcaTACATATAATTTGAATTCTAAAAGTGGAAGATTCTATGCCAGGACAATATGCTTATCAATTTAAGTTGAACgataaaagtaagagaaaaaagaagtcttTAGATATCCAGGAAGAAAAATCCAGTCACCTAtgaaggtgaaaaaaatcagattttccaCTGCAGTGTACTATGGCAGAGGACAGTGAAGCAATGTCTACAAAGTTCCAATGTGTACAAAGAAAAAGTGACTCAGAAATATTACATCCCATCAAAATGTCATTCAAGTATAAATGCAAATGGCAGCCATTCTCAATTATGCAAGAATTCAAGAAATGTAGTATGTATGCATGCGTCTTCTTGAAAACATGAGCTCTACCTGATCAAGAATTGAATCAGaataaaaaacccagaaatagaaaTGCTGAAGCAAAAACTCCAGTGGTGAGCATCAAACCCACATAAATATCAAAGCAAAGTAACAGAGAAGCTATGGAGCAGAATGGATTGTAACCATCATAatctatacaaagaaataatacTGACCAACACAAAAATGgtaggaagggaaaaggaggtgAGAAGAAGTACAACAGTGCTGGTCTGATATTTTCTAGTAGGCCATCAGTCAGTggtatctaaaattaaaatatgatgtTTTTGAAAGCATAGTAACTCCAACTCTTAATagtttttataatccttttttgCCTTAACCTCACACAGGAGCCAGATAGCATGTActaatagcaaacatttactgagtgtttatcATATGCTTACTGCTCTAAACTCTTTACCCAGATTAATTTGTTTAATCCTGTTGATAACC containing:
- the LOC117032770 gene encoding 40S ribosomal protein S27-like, which produces MPLAKDLLHPPPEEENRKHKRKCLVQSPSSYFMDMKCPGCCKITTVFSHAQTVVLCVGCFTVLCEPTVGKARFTEGSSFRRKQR